Proteins encoded in a region of the Nocardia asteroides genome:
- the argS gene encoding arginine--tRNA ligase produces MTPADLADLLRSAAAKVLVERGLDPAVLPDEVTVERPRNPEHGDYATNVAMQVAKRAGTKPRDLATWLADALSDADGVAAAEVAGPGFLNIRLAASAQGAIIERVLAAGAAYGTAEALKGTRINLEFVSANPTGPVHLGGTRWASVGDALGRILAAQGADVVREYYFNDHGAQIDRFAASLVAAATGAPTPENGYAGAYIAEIADKIVAAHPDVLSKPEAERLELFRAEGVELMFAHIRESLHEFGTDFDVYFNESSLFASGAVEKAVERLKNSGDLYEKDGAWWIASSEYGDDQDRVVIKSDGKAAYIAGDIAYFQDKRSRGFDLCIYMLGADHHGYIGRLKAAAAAFGDDPATVEVLIGQMVNLLRDGVAVKMSKRAGTVVTLDDLVEAIGVDAARYSLVRSSVNSSIDIDLNLWASQSNENPVYYVQYAHARTASIARNAAEFDYASVTPDLALLSAEEEGELIRTLGEYPRVVASAASLREPHRVARYLEELAGAYHRFQTNKNLRVLPLGDDPVSPTNAARLALVTATRQVLANGLGLLGVSAPERM; encoded by the coding sequence GTGACTCCAGCTGACCTTGCAGATCTCCTTCGCTCCGCCGCGGCGAAGGTGCTCGTCGAACGTGGACTGGACCCTGCGGTCCTGCCCGACGAGGTCACTGTGGAGCGTCCCCGTAATCCGGAACACGGCGACTATGCCACGAATGTCGCGATGCAGGTGGCCAAGCGCGCCGGAACCAAGCCGCGTGACCTGGCCACCTGGCTGGCCGACGCACTGTCCGACGCGGACGGCGTCGCCGCCGCCGAGGTCGCCGGACCCGGCTTTCTCAACATCCGCCTCGCGGCTTCCGCGCAGGGTGCGATCATCGAGCGGGTGCTCGCCGCGGGTGCCGCGTACGGCACCGCCGAGGCGCTGAAGGGCACCCGGATCAACCTGGAGTTCGTCTCCGCCAACCCGACCGGCCCGGTACATCTGGGCGGCACCCGCTGGGCCTCGGTCGGTGACGCGCTGGGCCGGATCCTGGCCGCGCAGGGCGCCGACGTGGTGCGCGAGTACTACTTCAACGACCACGGCGCGCAGATCGATCGGTTCGCCGCCTCGCTGGTCGCGGCCGCCACCGGCGCGCCGACTCCGGAGAACGGTTACGCGGGCGCCTACATCGCCGAGATCGCCGACAAGATCGTCGCCGCCCACCCCGACGTGCTGAGCAAGCCGGAGGCCGAGCGCCTGGAGCTGTTCCGCGCCGAGGGCGTCGAGTTGATGTTCGCGCACATCAGGGAATCGCTGCACGAGTTCGGCACCGACTTCGACGTCTACTTCAACGAGAGCTCGCTGTTCGCCTCCGGCGCGGTCGAGAAGGCCGTGGAGCGGCTGAAGAACTCCGGCGACCTGTACGAGAAGGACGGGGCCTGGTGGATCGCCAGCTCGGAATACGGTGACGATCAGGACCGGGTGGTCATCAAGAGCGACGGCAAGGCCGCCTACATCGCAGGTGACATCGCCTACTTCCAGGACAAGCGCTCACGCGGCTTCGACCTGTGCATCTACATGCTCGGCGCCGACCACCACGGCTACATCGGCAGACTGAAGGCCGCCGCGGCCGCGTTCGGCGACGACCCGGCGACCGTCGAGGTGCTGATCGGGCAGATGGTGAATCTGCTGCGCGACGGCGTCGCGGTGAAGATGAGCAAGCGGGCGGGCACCGTGGTGACGCTCGACGACCTGGTCGAGGCGATCGGTGTGGACGCGGCCCGGTACTCGCTGGTGCGTTCGTCGGTGAACTCGAGCATCGACATCGACCTGAACCTGTGGGCCAGCCAGAGCAACGAGAACCCGGTCTACTACGTGCAGTACGCACACGCGCGCACCGCCTCCATCGCGCGCAACGCCGCCGAGTTCGACTACGCCTCCGTCACCCCTGACCTCGCGCTGCTCTCGGCGGAGGAAGAGGGCGAGCTGATCCGCACCCTCGGCGAGTACCCGCGCGTGGTGGCCAGTGCGGCGAGCCTGCGTGAACCGCACCGGGTGGCCCGCTACCTCGAGGAGCTGGCCGGCGCGTACCACCGTTTCCAGACCAACAAGAACCTGCGCGTCCTGCCGCTGGGTGAC